A single genomic interval of Peribacillus sp. FSL H8-0477 harbors:
- the gpr gene encoding GPR endopeptidase produces the protein MEKKLDLRNYGVRTDLAIEARELVLGEKGVAGEDNISHLNGVVIKERNVDDLKISLVEIDKDGEEVVGKKAGRYLTLEVQGIRQQDTDLQMVVEKVFAQELANFLKEVQVEKASSCLVVGLGNWNVTPDALGPAVVENLVITRHLFELQPESVKEGYRPVSGIAPGVMGITGIETSDIIKGVIEKSKPDFVLVIDALAAASIDRVNSTIQITDTGIHPGSGVGNKRKELSQETLGVPVIAIGVPTVVDAVSITSDTIDYILKHFGSEMKASQSPSRALTPAGFTLGKRKKLAEEDLPDEQHRQTFMGIVGTLADDEKKKLIYEVLSPIGHNLMVTPKEVDVFVEDMANLLANGINAALHDAVNQENTGYYTR, from the coding sequence GTGGAAAAAAAACTAGATTTACGGAATTACGGGGTTCGGACCGACTTAGCCATTGAAGCAAGAGAGTTAGTACTTGGTGAAAAAGGGGTAGCTGGGGAAGATAATATTTCGCATTTAAACGGTGTCGTAATCAAAGAACGGAATGTTGATGACTTAAAAATTAGTTTAGTTGAAATAGATAAGGACGGAGAAGAAGTAGTTGGGAAAAAAGCGGGAAGGTATCTTACTTTAGAAGTTCAGGGAATTCGTCAACAGGATACAGATCTTCAAATGGTTGTTGAAAAGGTGTTCGCCCAAGAACTAGCCAATTTCTTAAAAGAGGTGCAAGTGGAAAAAGCGAGTAGTTGTTTAGTAGTGGGGCTTGGTAATTGGAATGTCACTCCTGATGCCTTAGGTCCAGCTGTGGTTGAAAACTTGGTTATCACCAGACATTTGTTTGAGTTGCAGCCAGAATCGGTGAAAGAAGGGTATCGGCCTGTTAGCGGCATTGCTCCTGGTGTAATGGGCATTACGGGGATAGAGACCAGCGATATTATTAAAGGAGTGATTGAAAAGAGTAAGCCGGATTTTGTCTTAGTCATTGATGCATTGGCAGCGGCATCTATCGATCGAGTCAACTCGACCATTCAGATTACTGATACTGGAATTCATCCTGGTTCAGGTGTGGGTAATAAACGGAAGGAATTAAGTCAAGAAACACTAGGGGTTCCAGTTATTGCGATAGGTGTTCCAACGGTGGTGGATGCCGTCTCTATTACAAGTGACACCATTGATTATATTCTTAAACATTTTGGCAGTGAAATGAAAGCTAGTCAAAGTCCGTCAAGAGCCTTGACCCCTGCAGGATTTACACTCGGTAAACGAAAAAAATTAGCAGAAGAGGATTTGCCTGATGAGCAGCATCGACAAACCTTTATGGGCATTGTTGGAACGCTGGCAGACGATGAAAAAAAGAAGCTGATCTATGAAGTGTTATCACCAATCGGTCATAATTTAATGGTCACGCCCAAGGAAGTGGATGTGTTTGTTGAAGATATGGCTAATCTATTGGCAAATGGGATAAACGCGGCATTACACGATGCAGTTAATCAGGAAAATACCGGTTACTATACACGTTGA
- the spoIIP gene encoding stage II sporulation protein P yields the protein MKRNRPADFVAVIHISTIIKGLLAILATLLLFFAVSGLLTSLRPEYRLSSESVNTVTNQFSGKVLFSLIANENHYFNHALPGGQADTGLGKQILKASTNISLDDPRSLLGRELPGFSIFDNQILVAGKDANYTNMPYESAPPLDVLNEEREAALQNVDTIAEPDQTPSKQPSLTTEGRKVVEIYHTHNRESYLPYLKGVTNPNQAYHSKINVTKLGAQLQKDLEEKGIGASLNKTDIQGQMNKKGLTYGKSYLESRTAVKTAMAANQDIQYLIDIHRDSKRKKDTTRVINGKTYARIAFVIGGKNTNYEKNAELAGKMHKAMEKKYPGLSWGISLQKKSGQNGIYNQDLSGNAMLIEIGGVDNTFEEMFLTTDAFADVFSEIYWNAQEVSKPAETSSE from the coding sequence ATGAAAAGAAACCGGCCTGCAGATTTCGTCGCCGTCATCCATATATCAACCATTATAAAAGGGCTTCTTGCCATTCTAGCTACACTTCTGCTGTTTTTTGCAGTCAGTGGTCTGTTAACGTCCTTACGTCCAGAATATCGTCTTTCATCAGAATCAGTGAATACTGTAACCAACCAATTTTCCGGCAAGGTTTTATTTTCGTTAATCGCCAATGAAAATCACTATTTTAATCACGCACTTCCAGGTGGACAAGCTGATACGGGACTCGGTAAACAAATCCTTAAAGCTTCAACCAATATTTCACTTGATGATCCACGAAGCTTGCTGGGAAGGGAGCTGCCTGGTTTTTCGATTTTTGATAATCAAATTCTTGTCGCCGGTAAAGATGCGAATTATACGAACATGCCTTATGAATCTGCACCGCCTCTTGATGTATTAAATGAAGAAAGGGAAGCTGCTCTACAGAATGTCGACACCATTGCAGAACCGGATCAAACACCTTCCAAGCAGCCAAGTCTGACAACCGAAGGCAGAAAAGTGGTTGAGATTTATCACACACATAATCGAGAATCGTATTTACCTTACTTAAAAGGTGTCACGAATCCGAATCAAGCTTACCATTCCAAAATCAATGTGACCAAGCTAGGCGCCCAGCTTCAAAAGGATCTTGAGGAAAAAGGGATTGGGGCATCCTTAAATAAAACAGATATTCAGGGGCAAATGAATAAAAAAGGGCTAACCTATGGAAAATCTTATTTGGAATCACGAACTGCTGTAAAGACGGCAATGGCAGCAAACCAGGATATCCAATATTTGATCGACATTCACCGGGATTCAAAACGTAAAAAAGACACAACGCGTGTGATTAACGGAAAAACGTATGCACGTATAGCGTTTGTCATTGGAGGAAAGAATACGAATTACGAAAAGAATGCGGAATTAGCTGGGAAAATGCATAAAGCGATGGAAAAAAAATATCCTGGTCTTTCGTGGGGAATCAGTCTACAAAAGAAATCAGGGCAAAATGGAATCTACAATCAAGATTTGTCTGGAAACGCTATGTTGATTGAGATTGGCGGGGTGGATAATACTTTCGAGGAAATGTTTCTAACAACCGATGCATTTGCCGATGTCTTTAGTGAAATCTACTGGAATGCTCAAGAAGTTAGTAAACCAGCTGAAACGTCTTCTGAATAA
- the holA gene encoding DNA polymerase III subunit delta — translation MVLDVWKDIKRKQFAPVYLLLGNESYLINETKQLLIEHALSEDELDFNFAQFDLEETPIETALEDAETMPFIGERRLVFLMNPFFLTAEKNKSKVEHNVKKLEQYLADPAPFSIIVLVAPYEKLDERKKITKELKRNAALFEAKKLSEHDLKTWTRERAAAAQVEMDDSAIEMLLELAGTNLMMLANEMDKMILYVEEERTIDVETVEKLVAKSLEQNVFTLVDHLLQRNIEPALTIYHELLRQNEEPIKILGVIASQVRLMYQVKGLSKQGYSQQKIASALKIHPYRVKLAFQKNGKFDERELLAIINDLAEADYKMKTGQIEKAIALELLLMKMR, via the coding sequence TTGGTATTGGATGTTTGGAAAGATATAAAGAGAAAACAGTTTGCCCCTGTTTATTTGTTGCTTGGCAATGAGAGTTATTTAATCAATGAGACGAAGCAGCTATTAATTGAGCATGCATTGAGCGAAGATGAGTTGGATTTTAATTTTGCTCAATTTGATTTGGAAGAGACCCCAATTGAAACGGCTTTGGAAGATGCGGAAACGATGCCGTTTATTGGGGAGCGGCGTTTGGTATTCTTGATGAATCCATTTTTTTTAACTGCGGAGAAAAATAAGTCAAAAGTAGAGCATAACGTAAAAAAACTTGAACAATATTTGGCTGATCCTGCTCCTTTTTCTATTATTGTTTTAGTCGCTCCGTATGAAAAGTTGGATGAACGGAAAAAGATAACGAAGGAATTAAAACGGAATGCAGCTCTTTTTGAGGCAAAGAAGCTTTCGGAACACGACTTGAAGACCTGGACTAGAGAAAGAGCCGCTGCAGCACAAGTTGAAATGGATGATTCTGCAATTGAAATGTTACTTGAGCTTGCAGGGACTAACTTAATGATGCTGGCAAATGAAATGGATAAGATGATTTTGTATGTGGAGGAAGAACGAACAATTGATGTAGAAACAGTTGAAAAGCTTGTGGCAAAATCGCTTGAGCAGAATGTTTTTACACTGGTTGATCATCTTTTACAGCGTAACATCGAACCTGCTTTGACTATTTATCATGAATTGTTGCGGCAGAATGAAGAACCGATTAAGATTTTGGGTGTCATTGCTAGTCAAGTCCGTTTAATGTACCAGGTGAAGGGACTTTCAAAGCAAGGCTATAGTCAGCAAAAAATTGCCTCTGCCTTAAAAATACATCCTTATCGAGTGAAACTGGCCTTTCAGAAAAATGGGAAATTCGATGAACGTGAACTGTTAGCGATTATTAATGATCTTGCGGAAGCGGATTACAAGATGAAAACGGGTCAAATTGAAAAAGCAATTGCACTTGAATTATTGTTGATGAAAATGAGATAA
- a CDS encoding DUF3679 domain-containing protein, with translation MFRFSVICTFAVLLLFFGVLLGMQFANQGMKNMKGYDDPSLSSAFSVESTSEGEILGQTVTSHDIEKKKQKIEELGAYNFFSSIGKKLSTTVSLGFEKLIGLISGT, from the coding sequence ATGTTCCGATTTAGCGTAATCTGTACATTTGCTGTTTTACTCCTGTTTTTTGGCGTGTTGCTCGGTATGCAATTTGCTAATCAAGGCATGAAAAACATGAAAGGCTACGACGACCCCTCATTATCCAGTGCCTTTTCAGTCGAATCAACAAGCGAAGGAGAAATCCTAGGTCAAACTGTAACCAGCCATGATATTGAAAAAAAGAAACAAAAAATTGAAGAACTAGGTGCCTATAACTTCTTCTCCTCAATAGGCAAAAAGCTATCAACCACAGTTTCTCTCGGATTTGAGAAACTCATCGGTCTCATTTCCGGCACATAA
- the lepA gene encoding translation elongation factor 4: MNREEKLARQSRIRNFSIIAHIDHGKSTLADRILEKTNALAQREMKSQLLDSMDLERERGITIKLNAVQLKYNAKDGEEYTFHLIDTPGHVDFTYEVSRSLAACEGAVLVVDAAQGIEAQTLANVYLALDNNLEIIPVINKIDLPSAEPERVRQEIEDVIGLDASDAVLASAKAGIGIEEILEQVVELVPPPLGDPDAPLKALIFDSIYDAYRGVVAYIRVFDGTIKPGDKIKMMATGKEFEVIEIGALTPKVELRDELTVGDVGFLTGAIKNVGDTRVGDTITGAKNSATEALPGYRRLNPMVYCGLYPIDASKFNDLRDALEKLELNDAALQFEAESSQALGFGFRCGFLGLLHMEIVQERIEREFNIDLITTAPSVIYDVILTDGTELKVDNPANMPEAQKIERVEEPYVKATMMAPNEFVGTIMELGQKKRGNFVNMEYMDENRVSIVYEIPLSEIVYDFFDQLKSNTRGYASFDYELIGYRPSKLVKMDILLNSETVDALSFIVHTDFSYERGKLIVEKLKKLIPRQQFEVPIQAAIGQKIVARSSISAMRKNVLAKCYGGDISRKRKLLEKQKAGKKRMKQVGSVEVPQEAFMAVLKMDDTTPKK; encoded by the coding sequence ATGAATAGAGAAGAGAAATTGGCGAGACAATCGAGAATTCGTAACTTTTCCATTATTGCGCATATTGACCATGGTAAATCTACCTTGGCGGATCGGATTTTGGAAAAGACGAACGCATTGGCTCAGCGTGAAATGAAGAGCCAGCTGTTGGATTCGATGGATCTTGAGCGTGAACGCGGAATTACGATTAAATTGAATGCTGTGCAACTGAAATATAACGCAAAGGATGGCGAGGAATATACCTTCCATCTGATTGATACACCTGGACATGTCGATTTTACGTATGAAGTTTCACGGAGCCTTGCAGCTTGTGAAGGTGCTGTTCTTGTTGTGGATGCGGCTCAGGGTATTGAGGCTCAAACATTAGCGAATGTTTATTTAGCTCTTGATAATAACCTTGAAATCATTCCAGTTATCAATAAAATTGATCTTCCGAGTGCAGAACCTGAACGAGTTCGTCAAGAGATTGAAGACGTTATCGGTTTGGATGCATCAGATGCTGTTCTTGCTTCTGCAAAAGCAGGTATTGGAATTGAAGAAATTCTTGAACAGGTTGTGGAACTTGTTCCACCGCCTCTGGGTGATCCTGATGCACCTTTGAAAGCTTTGATTTTTGATTCTATTTATGATGCCTATCGCGGGGTAGTTGCCTATATCCGTGTATTCGATGGGACGATTAAGCCGGGTGATAAAATTAAAATGATGGCTACAGGCAAGGAATTCGAAGTTATCGAAATCGGTGCATTGACGCCGAAGGTTGAGCTTCGTGATGAACTGACTGTGGGCGACGTTGGCTTTTTAACCGGAGCAATTAAAAACGTTGGGGATACTCGCGTTGGGGATACGATTACTGGTGCTAAAAACAGTGCTACTGAAGCATTGCCGGGTTACCGTAGATTGAATCCGATGGTTTATTGCGGATTGTACCCAATCGATGCATCTAAATTCAATGATTTACGTGATGCTCTTGAAAAATTAGAGCTTAATGATGCTGCGCTTCAATTTGAAGCAGAATCATCACAGGCACTTGGTTTTGGTTTCCGTTGTGGATTCCTTGGCCTTCTTCATATGGAAATTGTGCAAGAACGAATTGAACGTGAATTTAACATTGATTTGATTACTACTGCACCAAGTGTTATCTATGATGTTATTCTGACAGATGGTACAGAATTAAAAGTAGATAATCCGGCTAATATGCCTGAAGCTCAGAAGATTGAACGGGTTGAAGAACCGTATGTAAAAGCAACAATGATGGCGCCTAATGAGTTCGTTGGAACGATTATGGAGCTGGGCCAAAAGAAACGTGGGAACTTCGTCAATATGGAGTACATGGATGAAAATCGGGTCAGCATCGTATATGAAATTCCACTTTCAGAAATTGTCTATGATTTCTTTGATCAATTGAAATCCAATACAAGAGGGTACGCATCATTTGACTATGAGTTGATTGGTTACAGACCGTCGAAACTAGTCAAAATGGATATTCTTCTGAATTCGGAAACGGTTGATGCATTGAGCTTTATCGTGCATACTGACTTTTCATATGAACGCGGTAAGCTGATTGTTGAGAAATTGAAAAAACTAATTCCAAGACAGCAATTTGAAGTACCTATTCAAGCGGCGATTGGGCAAAAGATTGTTGCACGTTCGAGCATTAGCGCAATGCGTAAAAACGTTTTGGCAAAGTGTTACGGCGGCGATATTTCGCGTAAACGTAAATTGCTTGAAAAGCAAAAAGCAGGTAAAAAACGGATGAAGCAAGTCGGTTCAGTTGAAGTGCCGCAAGAAGCATTTATGGCCGTACTGAAAATGGACGATACGACTCCGAAAAAATAA
- the rpsT gene encoding 30S ribosomal protein S20 produces MPNIKSAIKRVKTNDSRRLRNANVKSNVRTSVKVAETALAGDNAATAKEALLTAAKKLDKAASKGLIHKNAAARKKSRLTKRLNSLNA; encoded by the coding sequence ATGCCAAACATTAAATCTGCTATCAAACGCGTGAAAACTAACGATTCACGTCGTCTACGTAACGCAAATGTTAAATCTAATGTTCGTACATCTGTTAAAGTTGCTGAAACTGCATTGGCTGGCGACAACGCTGCTACTGCTAAAGAAGCTTTATTAACAGCTGCTAAGAAATTAGACAAAGCTGCATCTAAAGGACTTATCCATAAAAATGCGGCAGCCCGTAAAAAATCTCGTTTAACTAAGAGACTTAATTCATTAAACGCTTAA
- a CDS encoding YqzM family protein, translating into MNEFEKNVQTKRNDVGDSAVGFIASFVFFALLFTIAVAVQVIGS; encoded by the coding sequence ATGAATGAATTTGAAAAAAATGTACAAACAAAGCGGAATGACGTTGGCGACTCAGCAGTAGGCTTTATTGCTTCTTTCGTATTTTTTGCACTCTTGTTCACGATTGCTGTTGCTGTACAAGTAATTGGCTCTTAA